A genomic window from Zonotrichia leucophrys gambelii isolate GWCS_2022_RI chromosome 25, RI_Zleu_2.0, whole genome shotgun sequence includes:
- the PI4KB gene encoding phosphatidylinositol 4-kinase beta isoform X3 — MGDPAAARSPPEPGASPLGVITEGVGELALIDAEVAQRACEEVLQKVQRLHGCQPVPNGQSCPVRCLDEAPRIQEEEDEEGSAAARTARRRHQNQAKQSWLLRLFESKLFDISMAISYLYNSKEPGVQAYIGNRLFCFRHEEVDFYLPQLLNMYIHMDEDVGDAIKPYIVHRCRQSIDFSLQCALLLGAYSSDMHISTQRHSRGTKLRRLILSDELKPAGRRRELGAALAAADTGLSPSKRTHQRSKSDATVSISLSSNLKRTASNPKVESEEEPARLAPEREFIKSLMAIGKRLATLPTKEQKTQRLISELSLLNHKLPARAWLPTAAFEHHVVRVPHSQAVVLNSKDKAPYLIYVEVLECDNFDTASVPARIPENRIRSTRSAENLPECGMGPEQRAGSFSTVPNYDNDDEAWSVDDIGELQVELPEMHTNSCDNISQFSVDSITSQESREPVFIAAGDIRRRLSEQLAHTPTAFRRDPEDPSAVALKEPWQEKVRRIREASPYGHLPSWRLLSVIVKCGDDLRQELLAFQVLKQLQWIWEQERVPLWIRPYKILVISADSGMIEPVLSAVSLHQIKKQSQLSLLQYLRQEHGPSNSESFLSAQRNFVRSCAGYSLVCYLLQVKDRHNGNILLDAEGHIIHIDFGFILSSSPRNLGFETSAFKLTTEFVDVMGGLDGDMFNYYKMLMLQGLIAARKHMDKVVQIVEIMQQGSQLPCFHGSSTIRHLKERFHMNLTEEQLQLLVEQMVDGSMRSITTKLYDGFQYLTNGIM; from the exons ATGGGCGACCCGGCGGCCGCGCGGAGCCCCCCGGAGCCGGGCGCTTCCCCGCTGGGCGTCATCACGGAGGGCGTGGGCGAGCTGGCGCTCATCGACGCCGAGGTGGCGCAGCGGGCGTGCgaggaggtgctgcagaagGTGCAGCGGCTGCACGGCTGCCAGCCCGTGCCCAACGGGCAGAGCTGCCCCGTGCGCTGCCTGGACGAGGCGCCGCGCatccaggaggaggaggacgaggagggCTCGGCCGCGGCCAGGACGGCGCGGCGGCGCCACCAGAACCAGGCCAAGCAGTCGTGGCTGCTGCGCCTCTTCGAGTCCAAGCTCTTCGACATCTCCATGGCCATCTCCTACCTGTACAACTCCAAGGAGCCCGGCGTGCAGGCCTACATCGGCAACCGCCTCTTCTGCTTCCGCCACGAGGAGGTGGACTTCTACCTGCCGCAGCTGCTCAACATGTACATCCACATGGACGAGGACGTGGGCGACGCCATCAAGCCCTACATCGTGCACCGCTGCCGCCAGAGCATCGACTTCTCGCTGCAGTGCGCGCTGCTGCTGGGCGCCTACTCGTCGGACATGCACATCTCCACGCAGCGCCACTCGCGCGGCACCAAGCTCCGCAGGCTCATCCTCTCCGACGAGCTGAAGCCGgcgggcaggaggagggagctgggcgCCGCCCTGGCCGCGGCCGACACGGGGCTGTCCCCCTCCAAACGGACTCACCAGAGGTCCAAGTCGGACGCCACGGTGTCCATCAGCCTCAGCAGCAACCTGAAGCGCACGGCCAGCAACCCCAAGGTGGAGAGCGAGGAGGAG CcggcccggctggctccggaGCGCGAGTTCATCAAGTCCCTGATGGCCATCGGGAAGCGCCTGGCCACGCTGCCCACCAAGGAGCAGAAGACGCAGCGCCTCATCTCGGAGCTGTCGCTGCTCAACCACAAACTGCCCGCGCGCGCCTGGCTGCCCACGGCCGCCTTCGAGCACCACGTGGTGCGCGTGCCGCACTCGCAGGCCGTGGTGCTCAACTCCAAGGACAAG gctccctACCTGATCTACGTGGAGGTCCTGGAGTGCGACAACTTCGACACGGCCAGCGTCCCCGCGCGCATCCCCGAGAACCGGATCCGCAGCACGCGCTCGGCCGAGAACCTCCCGGAGTGCGGCATGGGCCCCGAGCAGCGCGCCGGCAGCTTCAGCACCGTGCCCAACTACGACAACGACGACGAGGCCTGGTCCGTGGACGACATCGGCGAGCTCCAGGTCGAG CTCCCCGAGATGCACACCAACAGCTGCGACAACATCTCCCAGTTTTCCGTGGATTCCATCACCAGCCAGGAGAGCCGGGAGCCCGTCTTCATCGCGGCCGGGGACATCCG GCGCCGTCTGTCGGAGCAGCTGGCCCACACGCCCACCGCCTTCCGCAGGGACCCCGAGGACCCCTCGGCCGTGGCCCTCaaggagccctggcaggagaAAGTCAG GAGGATCCGCGAGGCCTCTCCCTACGGGCACCTGCCCTCGTGGCGCCTCCTCTCCGTCATCGTCAAGTGCGGGGATGACCTgcggcaggagctgctggcgtTCCAGGTGCTCAAACAGCTCCAG TGGATCTGGGAGCAGGAGCGCGTCCCGCTCTGGATCCGGCCCTACAAGATCCTGGTGATCTCGGCCGACAGCGGGATGATCGAGCCCGTGCTCAGCGCCGTCTCCCTGCACCAGATCAAGAAGCAGTCGCAGCTGTCGCTGCTGCAGTACCTGCGGCAGGAGCACGGCCCCAGCAACAGCGAGAGCTTCCTGAGCGCCCAGCGGAACTTCGTCAGGAGCTGTGCGGGGTACAGCCTGGTCTGCTACCTGCTGCAGGTCAAGGACAG GCACAACGGGAACATCCTGCTGGACGCCGAGGGCCACATCATCCACATCGACTTCGGCTTCATCCTGAGCAGCTCCCCCCGGAACCTCGGCTTCGAGACCTCGGCCTTCAAACTGACCACCGAGTTCGTGGAC GTGATGGGCGGCCTGGACGGGGACATGTTCAACTACTACAAGATGCtgatgctgcagggcctgatCGCCGCCCGCAAGCACATGGACAAGGTGGTGCAGATCGTGGAGATCATGCAGCAAG GCTCGCAGCTGCCCTGCTTCCACGGCTCCTCCACCATCCGGCACCTCAAGGAGCGTTTCCACATGAACCTGAcggaggagcagctgcagctcctggtggagcAGATGGTGGACGGCTCCATGAGATCCATCACCACCAAGCTCTACGACGGCTTCCAGTACCTCACCAACGGCATCATGTGA
- the PI4KB gene encoding phosphatidylinositol 4-kinase beta isoform X2 yields the protein MGDPAAARSPPEPGASPLGVITEGVGELALIDAEVAQRACEEVLQKVQRLHGCQPVPNGQSCPVRCLDEAPRIQEEEDEEGSAAARTARRRHQNQAKQSWLLRLFESKLFDISMAISYLYNSKEPGVQAYIGNRLFCFRHEEVDFYLPQLLNMYIHMDEDVGDAIKPYIVHRCRQSIDFSLQCALLLGAYSSDMHISTQRHSRGTKLRRLILSDELKPAGRRRELGAALAAADTGLSPSKRTHQRSKSDATVSISLSSNLKRTASNPKVESEEEEFSSSTESLDKSLAPPARLAPEREFIKSLMAIGKRLATLPTKEQKTQRLISELSLLNHKLPARAWLPTAAFEHHVVRVPHSQAVVLNSKDKAPYLIYVEVLECDNFDTASVPARIPENRIRSTRSAENLPECGMGPEQRAGSFSTVPNYDNDDEAWSVDDIGELQLPEMHTNSCDNISQFSVDSITSQESREPVFIAAGDIRRRLSEQLAHTPTAFRRDPEDPSAVALKEPWQEKVRRIREASPYGHLPSWRLLSVIVKCGDDLRQELLAFQVLKQLQWIWEQERVPLWIRPYKILVISADSGMIEPVLSAVSLHQIKKQSQLSLLQYLRQEHGPSNSESFLSAQRNFVRSCAGYSLVCYLLQVKDRHNGNILLDAEGHIIHIDFGFILSSSPRNLGFETSAFKLTTEFVDVMGGLDGDMFNYYKMLMLQGLIAARKHMDKVVQIVEIMQQGSQLPCFHGSSTIRHLKERFHMNLTEEQLQLLVEQMVDGSMRSITTKLYDGFQYLTNGIM from the exons ATGGGCGACCCGGCGGCCGCGCGGAGCCCCCCGGAGCCGGGCGCTTCCCCGCTGGGCGTCATCACGGAGGGCGTGGGCGAGCTGGCGCTCATCGACGCCGAGGTGGCGCAGCGGGCGTGCgaggaggtgctgcagaagGTGCAGCGGCTGCACGGCTGCCAGCCCGTGCCCAACGGGCAGAGCTGCCCCGTGCGCTGCCTGGACGAGGCGCCGCGCatccaggaggaggaggacgaggagggCTCGGCCGCGGCCAGGACGGCGCGGCGGCGCCACCAGAACCAGGCCAAGCAGTCGTGGCTGCTGCGCCTCTTCGAGTCCAAGCTCTTCGACATCTCCATGGCCATCTCCTACCTGTACAACTCCAAGGAGCCCGGCGTGCAGGCCTACATCGGCAACCGCCTCTTCTGCTTCCGCCACGAGGAGGTGGACTTCTACCTGCCGCAGCTGCTCAACATGTACATCCACATGGACGAGGACGTGGGCGACGCCATCAAGCCCTACATCGTGCACCGCTGCCGCCAGAGCATCGACTTCTCGCTGCAGTGCGCGCTGCTGCTGGGCGCCTACTCGTCGGACATGCACATCTCCACGCAGCGCCACTCGCGCGGCACCAAGCTCCGCAGGCTCATCCTCTCCGACGAGCTGAAGCCGgcgggcaggaggagggagctgggcgCCGCCCTGGCCGCGGCCGACACGGGGCTGTCCCCCTCCAAACGGACTCACCAGAGGTCCAAGTCGGACGCCACGGTGTCCATCAGCCTCAGCAGCAACCTGAAGCGCACGGCCAGCAACCCCAAGGTGGAGAGCGAGGAGGAG gaattctccTCGAGTACGGAAAGCCTGGATAAATCCCTGGCTCCC CcggcccggctggctccggaGCGCGAGTTCATCAAGTCCCTGATGGCCATCGGGAAGCGCCTGGCCACGCTGCCCACCAAGGAGCAGAAGACGCAGCGCCTCATCTCGGAGCTGTCGCTGCTCAACCACAAACTGCCCGCGCGCGCCTGGCTGCCCACGGCCGCCTTCGAGCACCACGTGGTGCGCGTGCCGCACTCGCAGGCCGTGGTGCTCAACTCCAAGGACAAG gctccctACCTGATCTACGTGGAGGTCCTGGAGTGCGACAACTTCGACACGGCCAGCGTCCCCGCGCGCATCCCCGAGAACCGGATCCGCAGCACGCGCTCGGCCGAGAACCTCCCGGAGTGCGGCATGGGCCCCGAGCAGCGCGCCGGCAGCTTCAGCACCGTGCCCAACTACGACAACGACGACGAGGCCTGGTCCGTGGACGACATCGGCGAGCTCCAG CTCCCCGAGATGCACACCAACAGCTGCGACAACATCTCCCAGTTTTCCGTGGATTCCATCACCAGCCAGGAGAGCCGGGAGCCCGTCTTCATCGCGGCCGGGGACATCCG GCGCCGTCTGTCGGAGCAGCTGGCCCACACGCCCACCGCCTTCCGCAGGGACCCCGAGGACCCCTCGGCCGTGGCCCTCaaggagccctggcaggagaAAGTCAG GAGGATCCGCGAGGCCTCTCCCTACGGGCACCTGCCCTCGTGGCGCCTCCTCTCCGTCATCGTCAAGTGCGGGGATGACCTgcggcaggagctgctggcgtTCCAGGTGCTCAAACAGCTCCAG TGGATCTGGGAGCAGGAGCGCGTCCCGCTCTGGATCCGGCCCTACAAGATCCTGGTGATCTCGGCCGACAGCGGGATGATCGAGCCCGTGCTCAGCGCCGTCTCCCTGCACCAGATCAAGAAGCAGTCGCAGCTGTCGCTGCTGCAGTACCTGCGGCAGGAGCACGGCCCCAGCAACAGCGAGAGCTTCCTGAGCGCCCAGCGGAACTTCGTCAGGAGCTGTGCGGGGTACAGCCTGGTCTGCTACCTGCTGCAGGTCAAGGACAG GCACAACGGGAACATCCTGCTGGACGCCGAGGGCCACATCATCCACATCGACTTCGGCTTCATCCTGAGCAGCTCCCCCCGGAACCTCGGCTTCGAGACCTCGGCCTTCAAACTGACCACCGAGTTCGTGGAC GTGATGGGCGGCCTGGACGGGGACATGTTCAACTACTACAAGATGCtgatgctgcagggcctgatCGCCGCCCGCAAGCACATGGACAAGGTGGTGCAGATCGTGGAGATCATGCAGCAAG GCTCGCAGCTGCCCTGCTTCCACGGCTCCTCCACCATCCGGCACCTCAAGGAGCGTTTCCACATGAACCTGAcggaggagcagctgcagctcctggtggagcAGATGGTGGACGGCTCCATGAGATCCATCACCACCAAGCTCTACGACGGCTTCCAGTACCTCACCAACGGCATCATGTGA
- the PI4KB gene encoding phosphatidylinositol 4-kinase beta isoform X1: MGDPAAARSPPEPGASPLGVITEGVGELALIDAEVAQRACEEVLQKVQRLHGCQPVPNGQSCPVRCLDEAPRIQEEEDEEGSAAARTARRRHQNQAKQSWLLRLFESKLFDISMAISYLYNSKEPGVQAYIGNRLFCFRHEEVDFYLPQLLNMYIHMDEDVGDAIKPYIVHRCRQSIDFSLQCALLLGAYSSDMHISTQRHSRGTKLRRLILSDELKPAGRRRELGAALAAADTGLSPSKRTHQRSKSDATVSISLSSNLKRTASNPKVESEEEEFSSSTESLDKSLAPPARLAPEREFIKSLMAIGKRLATLPTKEQKTQRLISELSLLNHKLPARAWLPTAAFEHHVVRVPHSQAVVLNSKDKAPYLIYVEVLECDNFDTASVPARIPENRIRSTRSAENLPECGMGPEQRAGSFSTVPNYDNDDEAWSVDDIGELQVELPEMHTNSCDNISQFSVDSITSQESREPVFIAAGDIRRRLSEQLAHTPTAFRRDPEDPSAVALKEPWQEKVRRIREASPYGHLPSWRLLSVIVKCGDDLRQELLAFQVLKQLQWIWEQERVPLWIRPYKILVISADSGMIEPVLSAVSLHQIKKQSQLSLLQYLRQEHGPSNSESFLSAQRNFVRSCAGYSLVCYLLQVKDRHNGNILLDAEGHIIHIDFGFILSSSPRNLGFETSAFKLTTEFVDVMGGLDGDMFNYYKMLMLQGLIAARKHMDKVVQIVEIMQQGSQLPCFHGSSTIRHLKERFHMNLTEEQLQLLVEQMVDGSMRSITTKLYDGFQYLTNGIM; this comes from the exons ATGGGCGACCCGGCGGCCGCGCGGAGCCCCCCGGAGCCGGGCGCTTCCCCGCTGGGCGTCATCACGGAGGGCGTGGGCGAGCTGGCGCTCATCGACGCCGAGGTGGCGCAGCGGGCGTGCgaggaggtgctgcagaagGTGCAGCGGCTGCACGGCTGCCAGCCCGTGCCCAACGGGCAGAGCTGCCCCGTGCGCTGCCTGGACGAGGCGCCGCGCatccaggaggaggaggacgaggagggCTCGGCCGCGGCCAGGACGGCGCGGCGGCGCCACCAGAACCAGGCCAAGCAGTCGTGGCTGCTGCGCCTCTTCGAGTCCAAGCTCTTCGACATCTCCATGGCCATCTCCTACCTGTACAACTCCAAGGAGCCCGGCGTGCAGGCCTACATCGGCAACCGCCTCTTCTGCTTCCGCCACGAGGAGGTGGACTTCTACCTGCCGCAGCTGCTCAACATGTACATCCACATGGACGAGGACGTGGGCGACGCCATCAAGCCCTACATCGTGCACCGCTGCCGCCAGAGCATCGACTTCTCGCTGCAGTGCGCGCTGCTGCTGGGCGCCTACTCGTCGGACATGCACATCTCCACGCAGCGCCACTCGCGCGGCACCAAGCTCCGCAGGCTCATCCTCTCCGACGAGCTGAAGCCGgcgggcaggaggagggagctgggcgCCGCCCTGGCCGCGGCCGACACGGGGCTGTCCCCCTCCAAACGGACTCACCAGAGGTCCAAGTCGGACGCCACGGTGTCCATCAGCCTCAGCAGCAACCTGAAGCGCACGGCCAGCAACCCCAAGGTGGAGAGCGAGGAGGAG gaattctccTCGAGTACGGAAAGCCTGGATAAATCCCTGGCTCCC CcggcccggctggctccggaGCGCGAGTTCATCAAGTCCCTGATGGCCATCGGGAAGCGCCTGGCCACGCTGCCCACCAAGGAGCAGAAGACGCAGCGCCTCATCTCGGAGCTGTCGCTGCTCAACCACAAACTGCCCGCGCGCGCCTGGCTGCCCACGGCCGCCTTCGAGCACCACGTGGTGCGCGTGCCGCACTCGCAGGCCGTGGTGCTCAACTCCAAGGACAAG gctccctACCTGATCTACGTGGAGGTCCTGGAGTGCGACAACTTCGACACGGCCAGCGTCCCCGCGCGCATCCCCGAGAACCGGATCCGCAGCACGCGCTCGGCCGAGAACCTCCCGGAGTGCGGCATGGGCCCCGAGCAGCGCGCCGGCAGCTTCAGCACCGTGCCCAACTACGACAACGACGACGAGGCCTGGTCCGTGGACGACATCGGCGAGCTCCAGGTCGAG CTCCCCGAGATGCACACCAACAGCTGCGACAACATCTCCCAGTTTTCCGTGGATTCCATCACCAGCCAGGAGAGCCGGGAGCCCGTCTTCATCGCGGCCGGGGACATCCG GCGCCGTCTGTCGGAGCAGCTGGCCCACACGCCCACCGCCTTCCGCAGGGACCCCGAGGACCCCTCGGCCGTGGCCCTCaaggagccctggcaggagaAAGTCAG GAGGATCCGCGAGGCCTCTCCCTACGGGCACCTGCCCTCGTGGCGCCTCCTCTCCGTCATCGTCAAGTGCGGGGATGACCTgcggcaggagctgctggcgtTCCAGGTGCTCAAACAGCTCCAG TGGATCTGGGAGCAGGAGCGCGTCCCGCTCTGGATCCGGCCCTACAAGATCCTGGTGATCTCGGCCGACAGCGGGATGATCGAGCCCGTGCTCAGCGCCGTCTCCCTGCACCAGATCAAGAAGCAGTCGCAGCTGTCGCTGCTGCAGTACCTGCGGCAGGAGCACGGCCCCAGCAACAGCGAGAGCTTCCTGAGCGCCCAGCGGAACTTCGTCAGGAGCTGTGCGGGGTACAGCCTGGTCTGCTACCTGCTGCAGGTCAAGGACAG GCACAACGGGAACATCCTGCTGGACGCCGAGGGCCACATCATCCACATCGACTTCGGCTTCATCCTGAGCAGCTCCCCCCGGAACCTCGGCTTCGAGACCTCGGCCTTCAAACTGACCACCGAGTTCGTGGAC GTGATGGGCGGCCTGGACGGGGACATGTTCAACTACTACAAGATGCtgatgctgcagggcctgatCGCCGCCCGCAAGCACATGGACAAGGTGGTGCAGATCGTGGAGATCATGCAGCAAG GCTCGCAGCTGCCCTGCTTCCACGGCTCCTCCACCATCCGGCACCTCAAGGAGCGTTTCCACATGAACCTGAcggaggagcagctgcagctcctggtggagcAGATGGTGGACGGCTCCATGAGATCCATCACCACCAAGCTCTACGACGGCTTCCAGTACCTCACCAACGGCATCATGTGA